One region of Chryseobacterium sp. C-71 genomic DNA includes:
- the fabG gene encoding 3-oxoacyl-[acyl-carrier-protein] reductase — MKLLEGKVALITGATRGIGKGIAEIFAQQGAKVAFTYAGSVEKAKELETALSSVTQIKGYQSDASDYDAAQKLVEEVMAEFGKIDILVNNAGITKDNLLMRMSKDDWDTIIKVNLDSVFNLTKAVIKPMMKAKSGSIINMTSVVGVKGNAGQANYAASKAGVIGFTKSIALELGSRNIRCNAIAPGFIETEMTAALDEKTVQSWRDGIPLKRGGQPEDVANACVFFGSEMSSYISGQVLNVDGGMLT; from the coding sequence ATGAAACTATTAGAAGGAAAAGTAGCACTGATTACCGGAGCTACAAGAGGAATCGGGAAGGGTATTGCTGAGATTTTTGCTCAACAAGGAGCAAAAGTAGCATTTACGTATGCAGGTTCTGTAGAAAAAGCAAAAGAGTTAGAAACTGCTTTGAGTTCTGTAACTCAAATTAAAGGATATCAGTCTGATGCGTCAGATTACGATGCTGCTCAGAAATTAGTAGAAGAGGTAATGGCTGAGTTCGGCAAAATTGATATTCTAGTGAATAATGCAGGTATTACCAAAGATAATCTGTTGATGAGAATGTCTAAAGACGATTGGGATACTATTATTAAGGTAAATTTAGATTCTGTATTCAACCTTACTAAGGCAGTTATAAAGCCGATGATGAAGGCGAAATCAGGCTCTATTATCAATATGACTTCTGTAGTGGGAGTGAAAGGGAATGCAGGACAGGCAAACTACGCTGCTTCTAAAGCCGGAGTGATTGGTTTCACAAAATCGATAGCACTTGAATTAGGATCAAGAAACATCCGTTGCAACGCTATTGCTCCAGGATTTATCGAAACTGAAATGACAGCTGCTTTAGACGAGAAAACAGTTCAAAGCTGGAGAGACGGAATTCCATTGAAAAGAGGAGGACAGCCTGAAGATGTTGCCAATGCATGCGTTTTCTTCGGTAGCGAGATGTCTTCTTATATTTCTGGCCAAGTTCTTAATGTTGACGGCGGAATGCTTACTTAA
- a CDS encoding GMP reductase yields MRIENDIKLGFKDVMFRPKRSTLKSRSEVDLEREFTFLHTHKKWKGTPIIAANMDTVGTFEMAVELAKDKIITAVHKHYTVEEWSEFLDNQETSIHQYIALSTGTGKADEEKIKLILDKHPQIEFLCIDVANGYSEHFVQFVKKAREDFPDKIIIAGNVVTGEMVEELLLVGADIIKVGIGPGSVCTTRVKTGVGYPQLSAIIECSDAAHGLKGHIIADGGCKVPGDVAKAFGGGADFVMLGGMFAGHDESGGEMIEENGKKFKLFYGMSSKTAMDKHAGGVAEYRASEGKTVKIKYKGNVSETVKDILGGVRSTCTYVGASTLKELSKRTTFIRVQEQENQVFND; encoded by the coding sequence ATGCGAATAGAAAATGATATAAAGCTGGGTTTTAAAGACGTCATGTTCAGACCGAAACGTTCAACATTAAAATCCCGATCAGAAGTTGATCTCGAAAGAGAATTTACCTTCCTCCACACTCATAAAAAATGGAAAGGCACGCCAATTATCGCTGCGAATATGGATACCGTGGGAACCTTCGAAATGGCTGTTGAATTAGCAAAAGATAAAATCATCACCGCTGTACACAAGCATTACACCGTGGAAGAATGGTCTGAATTCCTTGATAATCAAGAAACAAGCATTCATCAATACATTGCGTTAAGTACCGGAACGGGAAAGGCTGATGAAGAAAAAATTAAACTAATTCTCGATAAACATCCGCAAATTGAGTTTCTGTGTATTGATGTCGCAAACGGATATTCAGAACATTTTGTGCAGTTTGTAAAAAAAGCACGTGAAGATTTCCCTGATAAAATTATCATTGCCGGAAATGTTGTAACAGGTGAAATGGTAGAAGAATTACTTTTGGTAGGTGCAGACATTATCAAAGTGGGAATCGGTCCTGGTTCGGTTTGTACAACGAGAGTGAAAACCGGCGTTGGTTACCCGCAACTTTCGGCAATTATTGAATGCTCTGATGCTGCACACGGACTGAAAGGTCACATCATCGCAGACGGTGGCTGTAAAGTTCCGGGAGATGTTGCGAAAGCTTTTGGCGGAGGAGCGGACTTTGTGATGCTCGGCGGAATGTTTGCCGGACATGACGAAAGTGGCGGCGAAATGATTGAAGAAAACGGAAAGAAATTCAAACTTTTCTATGGCATGAGTTCTAAGACCGCAATGGATAAACACGCCGGAGGTGTCGCCGAATATCGTGCCTCTGAAGGTAAAACTGTGAAGATAAAATACAAAGGAAATGTATCTGAAACTGTGAAAGATATTTTGGGCGGTGTGCGCTCAACTTGCACCTATGTTGGCGCTTCAACCTTGAAAGAATTATCAAAAAGAACGACTTTCATCAGAGTTCAGGAGCAGGAAAATCAGGTTTTTAATGACTGA
- a CDS encoding thymidine kinase: MFLENTINHSKQSGWMEVICGSMFSGKTEELIRRLRRAEMAGQNVEIFKPKTDTRYSDEDVVSHNKNKIRSTAVENPNEIILLGSNCDVVGIDEAQFFDESIVEVANQLANSGIRVVIAGLDMDFLGRPFGPIPNLMATAEYVTKVHAICKRTGNLANYSMRTSQGNNLVELGETESYEAVSRRVFIEEVLSKKK; the protein is encoded by the coding sequence ATGTTTTTAGAAAATACAATTAATCATTCCAAACAAAGCGGTTGGATGGAAGTTATTTGTGGCTCTATGTTTTCAGGAAAAACCGAAGAGTTGATCCGAAGACTGAGAAGAGCTGAAATGGCGGGGCAGAATGTGGAAATTTTCAAACCCAAAACCGATACAAGATATTCTGATGAAGATGTTGTTTCGCACAATAAAAATAAAATCCGAAGTACTGCAGTAGAAAATCCTAATGAAATTATTCTTCTGGGGTCAAACTGTGATGTGGTAGGAATTGATGAAGCGCAATTTTTTGATGAAAGCATCGTTGAAGTTGCTAATCAATTGGCAAACAGTGGAATTCGAGTAGTCATTGCAGGTCTGGATATGGATTTTCTGGGACGACCTTTCGGACCGATTCCTAATCTGATGGCAACTGCAGAATACGTGACAAAAGTGCACGCCATCTGCAAAAGGACAGGAAATCTCGCTAACTACTCCATGAGAACTTCTCAGGGAAATAATTTAGTTGAATTAGGAGAAACAGAAAGTTATGAAGCGGTAAGCCGTCGAGTTTTTATTGAAGAAGTACTTTCTAAGAAGAAATAA
- a CDS encoding bifunctional UDP-N-acetylmuramoyl-tripeptide:D-alanyl-D-alanine ligase/alanine racemase gives MNYTVQQIAEITSSEIIGDKNLLIKNIAFDSRIIYSTKNAAFIAINTQKNSGEKFIESAVDRGINVIISQHQYPQFENVTWIIVENSVEFLQKLAKHYFEKSNLKSIGITGSNGKTILKEWLYQCLWNEFPTVKSPKSFNSQIGLPLSLLQINSSHQLGIFEVGISMPNEMQILESIFHPQIGLMTHIGTAHAANFKSEEDLINEKIKLFKNSEVIIFNGDNLLVDRKIREIYSSKKLISYGFKENNDVFFKNNISRNEDVVVTYFDEEITFPVHQRDEATLTNALALITVLKELNISNDKIVDKINALKAVEMRLEAIEGIKNNIVINDSFNLDLDSLKTALQFLNEYKKSKKSLVLTDIIGVNANSQELYEEVSELVNEQNFENLFLIGEEITQFKDLFKSKTYTFVNTQELIDNKYLTEIENQIILLKGARKFEIEKLKDLLELRKHDTVLEVNLNAILHNINYHKSLLKPSTKMMAMVKANAYGLGSYEISEFLQHHHIDYLGVAYADEGVELRKKGITTPIVVMNPEQHSYDTIIQYNLEPEIYSFRVLELFYEAVQKSGYDKKYPIHIKLETGMHRLGFKEYELDQLSQSLEYKNLKVQSIFSHLSSADVPTEKEFTLKQLEIFEKNSSYLIEKLRYQTLRHILNSSGITNYSNHHYDMVRIGIGMLGESANIDIQKQLQSTVSFKTVISQISLVENGESVGYSRKYKTDHLTKIATIPVGYADGIPRLIGNQIGNVGINKTLAPIVGNICMDMMMIKVDNIPNVKEGDTVTVFNAKPSLKEFAEYCKTITYEVLTSISPRVKRIYIKD, from the coding sequence ATGAATTATACAGTACAACAAATTGCAGAAATCACCAGTTCAGAAATTATTGGTGATAAAAATCTATTAATAAAAAACATAGCTTTTGACAGCAGGATTATTTATTCAACTAAAAATGCTGCTTTTATTGCAATTAATACTCAAAAAAATTCTGGTGAAAAATTTATAGAATCGGCTGTTGACAGAGGAATTAATGTCATTATTTCTCAACATCAATATCCACAATTTGAAAATGTAACTTGGATTATTGTGGAAAATTCTGTGGAATTTCTTCAGAAACTGGCAAAACATTATTTCGAAAAATCAAACTTAAAATCAATTGGAATTACAGGAAGCAATGGTAAAACGATTCTCAAAGAATGGCTCTATCAATGCTTATGGAATGAATTTCCGACCGTGAAAAGTCCGAAAAGTTTTAATTCTCAGATTGGTCTGCCACTTTCTTTGCTTCAGATTAATTCAAGTCACCAATTAGGGATATTTGAAGTGGGGATTTCGATGCCAAATGAAATGCAGATTTTGGAAAGTATTTTCCATCCGCAAATTGGTTTAATGACTCACATCGGAACCGCCCACGCAGCAAATTTCAAGTCTGAAGAAGATTTAATTAATGAAAAAATAAAGCTTTTCAAAAATTCTGAAGTTATCATCTTCAATGGCGATAATCTTTTGGTTGACAGAAAAATAAGAGAAATTTATTCAAGTAAAAAATTAATATCTTACGGATTCAAAGAAAATAATGATGTCTTTTTTAAAAACAATATCTCAAGAAATGAAGATGTTGTTGTTACTTATTTTGACGAAGAAATTACCTTCCCTGTTCATCAGCGCGATGAAGCCACTTTAACGAATGCTTTAGCGCTGATAACCGTTTTAAAAGAACTCAACATCAGCAATGATAAAATAGTCGATAAAATCAACGCTCTGAAAGCCGTAGAAATGCGACTGGAAGCTATCGAAGGAATTAAAAATAATATCGTTATCAATGATTCTTTCAATCTGGATCTCGATTCTTTAAAGACTGCGTTACAGTTCCTAAATGAATATAAAAAATCGAAAAAATCGCTGGTTTTAACAGATATCATCGGTGTAAATGCAAATTCTCAGGAATTGTATGAAGAAGTTTCAGAATTGGTCAACGAGCAGAATTTTGAAAATTTATTTCTAATTGGTGAAGAAATTACTCAGTTTAAAGATTTATTTAAATCTAAAACCTACACTTTTGTTAACACTCAGGAATTAATTGATAATAAATATCTTACAGAAATCGAAAATCAAATTATTCTTCTGAAAGGTGCAAGAAAATTTGAGATTGAAAAACTGAAAGATCTATTAGAACTCAGAAAACATGATACGGTTTTAGAAGTAAATTTAAATGCTATTCTTCATAATATCAATTACCATAAATCTCTGCTGAAACCTTCCACCAAAATGATGGCAATGGTAAAAGCAAATGCTTATGGTTTAGGAAGTTATGAGATTTCCGAGTTTCTTCAACATCATCACATTGATTATTTGGGAGTTGCGTATGCAGATGAAGGTGTTGAACTTCGCAAAAAAGGAATTACTACTCCAATAGTTGTGATGAATCCTGAGCAGCACAGTTATGATACAATCATTCAGTACAATCTTGAGCCGGAAATTTACAGTTTCAGGGTTTTGGAATTGTTCTACGAGGCAGTACAGAAATCAGGTTATGATAAAAAATATCCTATCCATATAAAACTGGAAACCGGAATGCATCGCCTTGGTTTTAAGGAATATGAATTAGACCAATTAAGCCAAAGTTTAGAATATAAAAATCTGAAAGTTCAGAGTATTTTCAGTCATTTATCGTCTGCTGATGTTCCGACCGAGAAAGAATTTACTTTAAAACAGTTAGAAATATTTGAAAAAAACTCAAGTTATTTAATTGAAAAACTACGTTATCAGACTCTCAGACATATTTTAAACTCGTCAGGAATCACCAATTACAGCAACCATCACTACGATATGGTAAGAATCGGAATTGGAATGCTTGGCGAATCTGCAAATATTGATATTCAGAAGCAGCTTCAGTCAACGGTCAGTTTTAAAACGGTAATTTCTCAAATTTCTTTAGTTGAAAATGGAGAATCTGTAGGTTACAGCCGAAAATACAAGACAGATCATTTAACAAAAATCGCAACCATTCCAGTAGGATATGCAGACGGAATTCCGAGATTAATCGGTAATCAAATCGGAAACGTAGGCATCAACAAAACCCTAGCACCCATTGTCGGAAACATTTGTATGGATATGATGATGATCAAAGTAGATAATATTCCCAATGTAAAGGAAGGTGATACTGTCACGGTTTTTAACGCTAAACCAAGTCTCAAAGAATTTGCAGAATACTGCAAAACGATTACTTATGAAGTTTTAACCTCAATTTCTCCTCGTGTGAAAAGGATTTATATAAAAGATTAA
- a CDS encoding radical SAM protein, which translates to MPVRNYTYYDYTISLCPECLKRVGAKIIIENEAVFMTKRCPDHGFLKTMIASDVEYYKNIRNYNKASEMPVHFGTDVEYGCPYDCGLCIDHEQHSCLSIVEVTDRCNLTCPTCYAMSSPHYGSHRSLEQIEAMFDTIVKNEGEPDVVQISGGEPTIHPEFFKIMDIAKTKPIKHLMLNTNGIRIANDPGFAEKLATYAPEFEIYLQFDSFKPEVLEDFRGKDLTNVRMKALEKLNELNLSTTLVIVLQKGKNIDEIGKLIDFALKQKCVRGITFQPVEVAGRNREDSAHEKITLTEVRQEILNQFPLLNGDDIIPVPCNPDSLAMGYILKLEGETIPLTRYINPADLLNNETKNTIVYEQDAGLQMQLLDIFSTGISVDKVQPKVNQLLCCLPEVSAPNLDYDNLFRIIIMNFMDAHDFDVRAIKKSCVHIVNKDLKMIPFETMNLFYRDDKIKYLEELRKEDRILF; encoded by the coding sequence ATGCCAGTAAGAAACTATACCTATTACGATTATACCATCAGCCTTTGCCCGGAATGCCTGAAAAGGGTAGGAGCAAAGATTATCATTGAAAATGAAGCGGTTTTTATGACCAAAAGATGTCCTGATCATGGATTTTTAAAAACCATGATAGCATCAGATGTCGAGTATTACAAAAATATCAGAAATTACAATAAAGCCTCAGAAATGCCTGTTCATTTCGGAACTGATGTGGAATATGGCTGTCCATATGATTGCGGTTTGTGCATAGACCATGAGCAGCACAGCTGTCTTTCCATTGTAGAAGTCACAGATCGTTGTAACCTTACTTGTCCGACGTGCTATGCAATGTCCTCACCACATTACGGAAGCCACAGAAGTCTTGAACAGATTGAAGCGATGTTTGATACGATCGTTAAAAATGAAGGCGAACCCGACGTTGTGCAAATCAGCGGGGGCGAACCAACGATTCATCCTGAGTTTTTTAAAATTATGGATATCGCCAAGACGAAACCCATCAAACATTTGATGCTCAATACCAACGGAATTCGTATTGCCAATGATCCCGGATTTGCAGAAAAACTGGCAACATATGCTCCGGAGTTTGAAATTTATCTTCAGTTTGATTCTTTTAAACCTGAAGTTCTGGAAGATTTCAGAGGAAAAGACCTCACGAATGTTCGTATGAAGGCTTTGGAAAAATTAAATGAATTAAATCTTTCTACAACGCTCGTTATCGTTCTTCAGAAAGGAAAAAATATTGATGAAATTGGAAAACTGATTGATTTTGCTTTAAAACAAAAATGTGTCCGCGGAATTACCTTTCAGCCCGTTGAGGTCGCCGGAAGAAACCGTGAAGATTCTGCACACGAAAAAATTACGTTAACCGAAGTTCGTCAGGAAATATTAAATCAGTTTCCACTCCTGAATGGTGATGATATTATTCCTGTTCCGTGTAATCCGGATTCTTTGGCGATGGGGTATATTCTGAAGCTGGAAGGTGAAACAATTCCTTTAACACGATATATCAATCCTGCTGATCTGTTGAATAATGAAACGAAAAACACAATTGTTTATGAGCAGGATGCAGGTTTGCAGATGCAGCTTTTAGACATTTTCAGCACAGGAATTTCAGTTGATAAAGTTCAGCCTAAAGTAAACCAATTATTATGTTGTCTTCCAGAAGTTTCAGCTCCGAATTTAGATTACGATAATCTGTTCAGAATCATTATTATGAATTTTATGGATGCTCATGATTTTGATGTTCGTGCTATCAAAAAATCCTGTGTTCATATTGTGAATAAAGATTTAAAAATGATTCCGTTTGAAACCATGAATTTATTTTACCGAGATGATAAAATTAAATATCTGGAGGAATTGAGGAAGGAGGATAGGATTTTGTTTTAA
- the rsmI gene encoding 16S rRNA (cytidine(1402)-2'-O)-methyltransferase has product MSGILYFVPTPVGNLEDMTFRAIKVLKEVDYILCEDTRTSGVLLKHYEISKPLKSYHLHNEHHTTEKVITDLQSGQNIAIITDAGTPGISDPGYLLAKAGSDSNIEMICLPGATALIPALVVSGLPNNEFLFAGFLPPKKGRQTKLKQLAEEKKTIVLYESPHKINTTLEQIKEFFGEETRASLSREISKKFEETKRGTIDELIEFSKSKTLKGEIVLIVNNSVSTEVETPQKTSTNKYKNLEK; this is encoded by the coding sequence TTGAGTGGAATCCTATATTTCGTTCCCACACCTGTTGGGAACTTAGAAGACATGACTTTCAGGGCGATTAAAGTGCTGAAAGAAGTCGATTATATTTTGTGTGAAGACACTCGAACTTCCGGAGTGCTTTTGAAGCATTACGAAATTTCAAAACCTTTAAAATCTTATCATTTACATAACGAGCATCACACTACTGAGAAGGTAATTACTGATCTTCAAAGTGGTCAGAACATCGCAATTATAACCGATGCAGGAACTCCAGGAATTTCAGATCCGGGTTATCTTTTGGCAAAAGCTGGTTCTGACAGTAATATTGAAATGATCTGCCTGCCTGGTGCGACAGCTTTAATTCCGGCTTTGGTAGTTTCAGGATTGCCAAATAACGAGTTTTTATTTGCCGGTTTCCTTCCCCCGAAAAAAGGAAGACAAACGAAACTGAAACAGCTGGCTGAGGAGAAAAAAACCATTGTTTTGTACGAAAGTCCGCATAAGATCAATACAACTTTAGAACAGATTAAAGAATTCTTTGGTGAAGAAACAAGAGCAAGTTTGAGCCGCGAAATTTCAAAAAAATTCGAAGAAACTAAAAGAGGTACAATTGATGAATTGATTGAATTCTCGAAAAGTAAAACTTTAAAAGGAGAGATTGTGCTGATTGTGAATAACTCGGTCAGTACGGAAGTTGAAACACCACAAAAGACTTCCACAAATAAATACAAGAATTTAGAAAAATAA
- a CDS encoding tetratricopeptide repeat protein: protein MDFKRSLIKIFLSILLLWSISLFSQNNTQKIDELIDNANQLYLDGRTDAVLNISKKIIAESENLKYDKGLSYGYYYLASYYYDNAEFKESIHHAKKAQKYGKYLAKDKTQSARISALLGGNYLLLELYTLSSKNYKKTLNILDSKTKKNTTDSLTQSAVYSNLSYLFQNINMPDSMYFYLKKEKTILKKVKFKNAYIENGCSCLGFGNYHLNQNKIDSAQYYYNKSLGFFNGKKHPCKIESLIGLGNLHTHEKDYEKAHYYYSNALNSFEQNNFPDIQSELFKKISELYISQGNATEAKHYQDLYLQAHNKLDAQKKKERDFVLNEVMKEEKAQHQNEVKKNQKMTWLIVSLLVLITVFIIYLLQKSKTKNQKALEITKQLQSEKAINEKEKDTLKLQLSEAFEEVRKLAKENSPDFFIRFQEVYPHFRVKMLEINSQFKVSELTFAAYIYLGFNTKEIADYTFKAVKTIENNRYNFRKKLRISPEKDLQIWLRNYIDSE, encoded by the coding sequence ATGGATTTCAAAAGATCCTTAATCAAAATATTTTTATCTATTCTCCTTTTATGGAGTATTTCACTGTTTTCCCAAAACAATACCCAGAAAATTGATGAGTTAATAGACAATGCCAACCAATTGTATTTGGATGGTAGAACTGACGCTGTATTGAATATTTCAAAAAAAATAATCGCTGAATCTGAAAATTTAAAATACGATAAAGGTCTTTCCTACGGTTACTATTATTTAGCTTCATATTACTACGATAATGCAGAATTCAAGGAAAGCATACACCACGCTAAAAAAGCACAGAAATACGGCAAGTATTTAGCTAAAGATAAAACCCAGTCTGCCAGAATTTCTGCATTGTTGGGCGGAAATTATCTGCTGTTGGAGTTATATACTTTATCCTCTAAAAATTATAAAAAAACACTCAACATTCTCGATAGTAAAACAAAAAAAAACACCACTGATTCTCTTACACAGAGTGCCGTTTATTCAAACCTAAGTTATCTTTTTCAGAATATCAATATGCCGGATTCGATGTATTTTTATCTTAAAAAAGAGAAAACAATTCTAAAAAAAGTCAAATTTAAAAATGCTTATATAGAAAACGGTTGTTCGTGTTTAGGTTTCGGAAATTATCACTTAAATCAGAATAAAATAGATTCTGCACAATATTATTACAATAAATCTCTGGGATTTTTTAACGGAAAAAAGCATCCCTGCAAAATAGAATCGCTCATTGGCTTGGGGAATCTTCATACCCATGAAAAAGATTACGAAAAAGCTCACTACTACTACAGTAATGCTCTCAATAGCTTTGAGCAAAATAACTTTCCTGATATCCAGAGCGAATTGTTCAAAAAAATCTCGGAGCTTTACATTTCCCAAGGCAACGCGACAGAAGCAAAACATTATCAGGATTTATACTTACAAGCACATAACAAACTGGATGCTCAAAAGAAAAAAGAACGTGATTTTGTCCTGAATGAGGTGATGAAAGAAGAAAAAGCACAGCATCAGAATGAAGTGAAAAAAAATCAGAAAATGACCTGGTTGATCGTTTCATTATTGGTTTTAATTACTGTTTTTATTATTTATCTTCTTCAAAAATCAAAAACCAAAAACCAAAAGGCTTTAGAAATTACAAAACAATTGCAGTCTGAAAAAGCAATCAATGAAAAGGAAAAAGACACCCTGAAATTACAGTTGAGTGAAGCATTTGAAGAAGTAAGAAAATTAGCTAAAGAAAACAGTCCTGATTTTTTCATCAGATTTCAGGAAGTTTATCCACATTTTAGAGTCAAGATGCTGGAAATCAATTCTCAATTTAAAGTTTCTGAACTTACTTTTGCTGCATATATTTATTTAGGATTTAATACCAAAGAAATTGCAGATTATACTTTTAAAGCCGTAAAAACTATTGAAAACAACCGCTATAATTTCCGAAAGAAACTAAGAATTTCTCCCGAAAAAGATCTTCAGATTTGGTTGAGAAATTATATTGATTCTGAATAA
- a CDS encoding prolipoprotein diacylglyceryl transferase: MDFPVTFQIFGKTILAHPVFETLGIFLGMRYYFFLKRKSPEKLSFRISAAVLIGATAGALIGSKLIGNLENPHILFGDFSFKRFWTNNTIVGGLAFGLIGVELAKKIVGHKESTGDLIVYPLILAIIIGRIGCFLTGVHEETYGLPTTSVFGMYLGDEYLRHPVALYEIAFLLFMWFELKMIGRKNKYVSGFLFKLFMLSYFSFRFLLDFIKPKIEIVGNLGTIQLVCLSMIIYYIYVLKTERNLIQPKNTIKL, translated from the coding sequence ATGGATTTCCCTGTTACTTTTCAGATTTTTGGTAAAACGATTCTTGCACATCCTGTTTTTGAAACATTAGGGATATTTCTTGGGATGCGCTATTATTTCTTTTTAAAAAGAAAATCACCGGAGAAACTATCATTCAGAATTTCTGCGGCGGTTCTAATTGGCGCTACTGCAGGTGCTTTAATCGGTTCAAAGCTGATTGGGAATTTAGAAAATCCGCATATTTTATTTGGAGATTTCAGCTTTAAAAGATTTTGGACAAATAATACGATTGTTGGTGGTTTAGCCTTCGGACTGATTGGAGTGGAATTGGCAAAAAAGATCGTCGGTCATAAAGAAAGTACTGGAGATTTGATTGTTTATCCTTTAATTTTAGCCATCATCATCGGCAGAATCGGTTGTTTTCTAACGGGAGTTCATGAAGAGACTTATGGTTTACCAACGACATCAGTCTTCGGGATGTATCTCGGTGACGAATATCTCAGACATCCGGTAGCACTGTACGAAATTGCATTTTTACTCTTCATGTGGTTCGAGTTAAAAATGATTGGCCGGAAAAATAAATATGTTTCGGGATTTCTGTTTAAGCTTTTCATGCTGAGTTATTTTTCATTCAGATTTCTTTTAGATTTCATTAAACCAAAAATTGAGATCGTAGGAAATTTGGGAACGATTCAGCTGGTCTGTCTTTCAATGATTATTTATTATATTTATGTATTAAAAACCGAAAGAAATTTAATTCAACCTAAAAACACAATTAAATTATGA